One genomic window of Mucilaginibacter sp. SJ includes the following:
- a CDS encoding RagB/SusD family nutrient uptake outer membrane protein, with product MKNSTKYMHKAIAVGLIASFISFQSCKKSFLNVDPAQNTAATQFFKTQDDATKAVSAMYANLREWNNIAFAPIAVESMGSDDVEKGSTASDATFFNDYHKFTITAGDAQLGGFWKGQYQNINFANQILTNVPGITMDENLKARYLAEAKFIRAYSYFRLVRAFGDVPLRLTLPKDASEYNLPRTAKAQVWAAIETDLTDAANVLPQTYSSADIGHATKGAAIALHAKVAMYLKKWSDVLNYTNQVMGMGYLLFPNYEQMFRTNHKNNQESVFEIQCALIPNNPDASNSQYSQVQGVRGVTGGGWGFNVPSPELAAAYETGDPRRDATIIFRGETTPEGDKIPASGDNPMYNQKSYVPFSLYVSGFNEGCQQNKIVLRYADVLLMNAEANNELGNSAAALIPLEQVRARARAGNNAILPKVITTDQATLRKAIYQERRVELAMEFERYFDVIRQGRGTEVFGSRGWKAGKNEVWPVPQNEIDLSGGALTQNPGY from the coding sequence ATGAAAAATAGTACAAAATATATGCATAAGGCCATCGCTGTAGGTCTTATCGCTTCATTCATATCGTTTCAAAGCTGTAAAAAAAGCTTCTTAAATGTCGATCCGGCTCAAAATACCGCGGCAACCCAATTTTTCAAAACCCAGGATGATGCTACTAAAGCGGTTAGCGCCATGTATGCTAACCTGCGCGAGTGGAACAATATCGCTTTTGCACCTATTGCTGTAGAGAGCATGGGTTCTGACGATGTAGAAAAAGGCAGTACCGCCAGTGATGCTACCTTCTTTAATGACTATCACAAATTTACCATTACTGCGGGGGATGCCCAATTGGGTGGTTTCTGGAAAGGTCAGTACCAGAACATCAACTTTGCTAACCAGATCTTGACCAATGTGCCTGGTATTACCATGGATGAAAATTTAAAGGCAAGGTATCTGGCCGAAGCTAAGTTTATCAGGGCTTATTCATATTTTAGGTTGGTTAGGGCTTTTGGCGATGTGCCGTTGCGCTTAACCTTACCTAAAGATGCATCTGAATATAACTTACCCCGTACAGCAAAAGCACAGGTTTGGGCTGCTATTGAAACAGATTTAACTGATGCCGCTAATGTGTTGCCGCAAACCTACAGCTCGGCCGATATCGGTCATGCTACTAAAGGCGCTGCTATTGCATTGCATGCAAAAGTTGCCATGTACCTGAAAAAGTGGAGCGATGTATTGAATTATACCAACCAGGTAATGGGCATGGGCTATTTGTTGTTTCCAAATTACGAACAAATGTTCCGCACCAATCATAAAAACAACCAGGAATCTGTATTTGAAATACAGTGTGCATTGATCCCTAACAATCCGGATGCATCAAACTCACAATACTCGCAGGTACAGGGAGTACGTGGCGTTACCGGTGGTGGCTGGGGTTTTAACGTGCCAAGTCCGGAGCTGGCGGCAGCTTATGAAACCGGCGATCCGCGACGTGACGCTACCATCATTTTCAGGGGCGAAACTACGCCAGAGGGTGATAAGATCCCGGCCAGCGGAGATAACCCGATGTATAACCAAAAATCATACGTTCCTTTTAGCCTGTATGTATCAGGCTTTAATGAAGGTTGCCAGCAAAATAAAATCGTTTTACGCTATGCTGATGTATTGCTGATGAACGCTGAAGCTAATAATGAGCTTGGTAATTCTGCAGCTGCCTTAATTCCGTTAGAGCAGGTTCGCGCCCGTGCCCGTGCAGGAAACAATGCTATTTTGCCAAAAGTAATTACAACCGATCAGGCAACCCTTCGTAAAGCTATATACCAGGAAAGACGGGTTGAACTGGCTATGGAATTTGAACGTTATTTCGACGTGATCCGTCAGGGCAGGGGTACCGAGGTTTTTGGCTCACGCGGTTGGAAAGCCGGCAAAAACGAAGTATGGCCGGTGCCACAAAATGAAATTGACCTGAGCGGTGGCGCATTAACACAAAACCCTGGTTATTAA
- a CDS encoding SusC/RagA family TonB-linked outer membrane protein, giving the protein MKRIFTISGLMLLLLFCYDAAFAQNVTLKGKITDGKTGEALIGVSVSVKGTTIGTQTDVNGAFTLKAPANGTLSIAYIGYATQEVAIGNQTTINVTLQPQTNELQQVVVIGYGTQRKLDVTGSIATVKGADVAKQASPNALSGLQGKVSGVQITNSGSPGKSPDITIRGLGTIYGNTKPLFVVDGVWYDDISFLNPQDIESFSILKDASSTAIYGIRAANGVVLIGTKRGTKGKPVINYNGYVGLQAVTNQVKMANANQYATAVNELSALNGGDPIFSDPSSYGKGTDWYKQILRKAFTTNHEASISGGTDKYTYNYSFGYLNQDGLAKTNNYQRYTVHLSNDFKPTKNLKFGYTASALSDVSRDVNSDIFHQLFGAAPTLPVRKADGSYGDPNDYGTGDGNNYNPQATIDFFNQRTKNKRFTYNAYGEVTFLKNFKFKSSFGGDISQNEVRAFTPEYTATLRQQSNKTNLDINHTDVRNWIWENTLTYDVKIKDHKMTALVGYSAQNNRTRQIDGKADYVPYVKNGSIRSSFPDTTNVNFFATPGSQIHTRALSQFARVNYSFRDKYLLNASIRRDGASQFYGDHTYGYFPSVGAGWVITNEEFMKDQKVFSNLKLRGSWGKVGNSGVPINPTVQVIATDPYLTGLFGNPLTVYPGASINSIVPPSIVWEKTVSSDFGIEGGLLDNKLTFEADYYNRETQDAIFAIPVAGSLGTNNSSLIGNQASIQNRGWEFSLGWRDNPSKDFNYSISGNIGINNNKVLNVVTGQNPIYDGGEGIANGALATRTVVGQPIGQFYGYKVTGIFQTAQQVAASKQPGAAPGDFIYQDTNNDGILDSRDRVALGSPLPKYNYGINTSFTYKNFDLALDFQGVAGVSVYNANIAYRFGNENFTQDFYDHRWHGAGTSNTYPSVNVGKNSNAAPNSFYVESGAYFRMRNAQLGYTIPGDFLKKLNISKVRIYANAQNAINLFGYKGFSPEIGGAVGSRGIDASVYPLFATYNFGVNVTF; this is encoded by the coding sequence ATGAAAAGAATCTTTACTATTTCAGGGTTGATGTTGTTACTGTTGTTTTGCTATGACGCGGCGTTTGCACAAAACGTTACACTAAAAGGTAAAATAACTGACGGAAAAACAGGCGAAGCTTTAATAGGTGTGTCTGTTTCAGTTAAAGGAACAACTATAGGTACCCAAACAGATGTAAATGGAGCTTTTACGCTCAAGGCCCCAGCAAACGGAACTTTATCAATAGCTTATATAGGCTATGCCACACAGGAAGTAGCCATTGGCAATCAAACAACTATTAACGTCACACTTCAACCTCAAACCAATGAGCTGCAACAGGTAGTTGTTATTGGCTACGGTACCCAACGAAAGCTTGACGTTACCGGATCGATAGCTACCGTTAAGGGTGCTGATGTTGCTAAACAGGCATCGCCAAATGCCTTGAGCGGCTTACAAGGTAAAGTATCAGGTGTACAAATCACCAACAGTGGTTCCCCGGGTAAATCGCCGGATATTACCATCCGTGGTTTAGGTACCATTTATGGTAACACAAAACCATTGTTTGTGGTTGACGGAGTTTGGTATGATGATATCAGCTTCCTTAATCCGCAGGATATTGAAAGCTTCAGCATTTTGAAAGATGCATCAAGTACTGCTATCTACGGTATCCGTGCCGCTAACGGCGTTGTTTTAATCGGCACAAAACGTGGTACAAAAGGCAAACCGGTTATTAACTATAATGGCTATGTAGGTCTTCAGGCTGTTACCAACCAGGTAAAAATGGCAAACGCCAATCAATATGCTACAGCGGTAAATGAGCTTTCAGCATTAAATGGCGGTGACCCGATATTCAGCGATCCTTCATCATACGGTAAAGGAACCGACTGGTACAAACAAATATTGCGCAAGGCATTTACCACAAACCATGAGGCTTCAATAAGTGGTGGTACCGATAAGTATACTTACAATTACTCGTTCGGTTACCTTAACCAGGATGGTTTGGCCAAAACAAATAACTATCAGCGTTATACAGTTCACTTGTCAAATGATTTTAAGCCAACTAAAAACTTAAAATTTGGTTACACCGCAAGTGCTTTGTCTGATGTATCGCGCGATGTTAACAGCGATATTTTCCACCAGTTATTTGGCGCGGCCCCTACACTACCCGTACGCAAAGCCGATGGCAGTTATGGCGATCCTAACGATTATGGCACCGGTGATGGCAACAATTATAACCCGCAGGCCACTATTGATTTCTTTAACCAGAGAACAAAAAACAAGCGTTTTACTTACAATGCTTACGGCGAGGTTACCTTCCTTAAAAACTTCAAATTTAAATCAAGCTTTGGCGGCGATATCAGCCAGAATGAAGTAAGGGCATTTACACCTGAGTATACGGCCACCCTGCGTCAGCAAAGCAATAAAACCAATCTGGATATCAACCACACCGATGTTCGTAACTGGATTTGGGAAAACACCCTTACCTATGATGTTAAAATAAAAGATCATAAAATGACAGCTTTGGTAGGTTACAGTGCGCAGAACAACCGCACCAGGCAAATAGATGGTAAGGCCGATTATGTTCCGTATGTGAAAAACGGCAGCATCAGAAGCTCATTCCCTGACACCACTAACGTAAATTTCTTTGCAACTCCGGGCAGTCAGATCCACACCCGTGCGTTATCACAATTTGCACGTGTTAACTATTCGTTCAGAGATAAATATTTATTGAATGCCTCTATTCGTCGTGATGGTGCTTCACAGTTTTATGGCGATCACACTTATGGTTACTTCCCTTCGGTTGGTGCCGGTTGGGTAATTACCAACGAGGAGTTCATGAAAGATCAGAAGGTATTCAGCAACCTGAAACTACGCGGAAGCTGGGGTAAAGTTGGTAACTCAGGCGTACCAATTAACCCTACCGTACAAGTTATCGCGACAGATCCTTACCTCACAGGTTTATTCGGCAATCCGCTTACTGTTTACCCGGGTGCAAGTATTAACTCTATTGTGCCGCCGTCTATTGTTTGGGAAAAAACAGTATCATCTGATTTTGGTATCGAAGGTGGCTTGCTTGATAACAAGTTAACTTTTGAAGCAGATTATTATAACAGGGAAACCCAGGATGCTATTTTCGCAATCCCGGTGGCTGGCTCATTGGGTACAAATAACAGCTCACTGATAGGTAACCAGGCAAGTATCCAAAACAGGGGATGGGAATTTTCATTAGGTTGGAGAGATAACCCATCTAAAGATTTCAATTACAGTATTAGCGGTAATATTGGTATCAATAATAATAAAGTACTTAATGTAGTAACCGGTCAAAACCCAATTTATGATGGTGGCGAAGGCATTGCCAACGGCGCATTAGCTACCCGCACCGTGGTTGGCCAGCCGATAGGACAGTTTTATGGCTACAAAGTAACAGGCATTTTCCAAACCGCACAGCAGGTTGCTGCTTCAAAACAACCGGGCGCGGCCCCTGGCGATTTCATTTACCAGGATACCAATAACGACGGCATATTGGATAGTCGTGACCGCGTAGCCTTAGGTAGCCCGCTGCCAAAATATAACTACGGTATAAACACATCATTCACCTACAAAAACTTCGACCTGGCGTTAGATTTTCAGGGTGTTGCGGGTGTAAGTGTTTATAACGCCAATATCGCTTACCGTTTTGGTAACGAAAACTTCACTCAGGACTTTTATGATCATCGCTGGCACGGGGCTGGTACTTCAAATACCTACCCTTCAGTAAACGTTGGTAAAAACAGCAATGCCGCCCCTAACTCATTTTATGTTGAAAGCGGTGCATACTTCAGGATGAGGAACGCGCAGCTGGGTTATACCATTCCGGGCGACTTCCTGAAGAAACTGAATATTTCAAAAGTCAGGATCTATGCAAACGCACAAAACGCCATCAACCTGTTTGGTTACAAAGGCTTCTCGCCAGAGATTGGTGGTGCTGTAGGCAGCCGTGGTATTGATGCAAGTGTGTATCCGTTATTTGCTACCTATAATTTTGGTGTTAACGTTACTTTTTAA
- a CDS encoding triple tyrosine motif-containing protein, giving the protein MRKTLCIIIVLVFISVWPAWSVDIKSVGVPYVQNYTKALYQFGNQNWSVTRDEHDIMYFGNAEGLLTFDGKYWQQYHMPNGLIVRSVSADGRGRVYAGGYGEFGYWHNDGKGILKYTSLVNLVPKNFLPVTEEIWKIYCDNNRVLFQSFGAIYIYSAGKIEVLKTHEPYLFLFKCGSRFFLEQLTKGLFELKGSKLEYIEGSNILGASGVLSILPFQHNKYLIGTAKNGLFIYDGKTVKPWANQANDFLTTYQLNNGVAIADKYFAYGTILNGIVIIDTAGRVVQHINKASGMQNNTVLSLYTDAGQNLWAGLDNGIDRIEVNSPLYFYFDKTGKFGTVYSSIIFDKKIYLGTNQGLFYSDWLPDSHNSPFQTFDFKLIPGSQGQVWDLSLQDNRLLCGHNDGTYQVNGASIKKISDVTGGWTIKKMAPDVLMQGTYTGLVIYRKDAGGNWQYSHKLAGFSEPSRYVERDPKGQIWVSHAYKGIYKLTLSADQRTVVSHVYYDKMHGLPGSYNINVFDLDNRIVFSSDSGFYVYDDITDRFYKYQQLNSKLGTFATSSKIIKAIGKKYWFINHGRVGLADMSVPGKLTIDTNRFSILNGQMVQHYETINRINNSTYLISVDDGFVILNDADAQLPNTFKIPGVLIRRIENVTDKVSLISEAAGESNNIEVPYAENNIRISYSLPYYTQAKIRFQYYLEGYSHQWSEWTPQSQKEFTNLNQGTYNFKVRAKINDQYQSAISMITFTVLPPWYAGKIAMVFYVLLAVLLFYLIRYYYGLKLKKHQQQIQQKLQKEKEEFLKQEAIANEQHIINIKNEQLQADLASKSRELANSAMNIVYKNELLQKISDELTHLKGEDGKKLADEQLRRIQKVIDEGMSDDRDWNIFENSFNEAHENFFKKLKAGHPDLVPNDLKLCAYLRMNMSSKEMASLLNISLRGVEIRRYRLRKKLNLEHDKNLTEFLIEL; this is encoded by the coding sequence ATGCGTAAAACCCTGTGTATTATTATCGTTCTTGTTTTTATATCAGTTTGGCCCGCGTGGTCGGTAGATATTAAGAGCGTAGGTGTTCCCTATGTTCAAAACTATACTAAGGCACTTTATCAATTTGGTAACCAAAACTGGTCGGTAACGCGCGATGAGCACGATATCATGTACTTTGGCAATGCCGAAGGCCTGCTCACCTTTGATGGTAAATATTGGCAGCAGTACCACATGCCCAATGGCTTAATTGTACGCTCAGTTAGTGCTGATGGCAGGGGCAGGGTGTATGCCGGTGGATATGGTGAATTTGGCTATTGGCATAACGATGGTAAGGGCATTTTAAAATATACCTCACTCGTTAACCTGGTACCGAAAAACTTTTTACCGGTAACCGAAGAGATCTGGAAAATATATTGCGATAACAACAGGGTGCTTTTCCAATCATTCGGGGCTATCTATATTTACTCGGCTGGTAAAATTGAAGTGTTAAAAACGCATGAGCCGTATTTGTTCCTTTTTAAATGTGGTAGCCGCTTTTTTTTAGAGCAATTAACCAAAGGGCTTTTTGAGCTTAAAGGTTCAAAGCTTGAATATATTGAAGGCAGCAATATTTTAGGTGCAAGCGGTGTGTTATCTATTTTGCCTTTTCAGCACAATAAATATCTCATCGGCACGGCAAAAAACGGTTTATTTATATACGATGGCAAAACGGTTAAGCCATGGGCCAACCAGGCTAATGATTTTTTAACAACGTATCAGCTAAATAATGGTGTCGCTATAGCAGATAAATATTTTGCATACGGTACTATCCTGAATGGCATTGTGATCATAGATACCGCAGGGCGTGTGGTACAGCATATCAATAAAGCAAGCGGTATGCAAAACAATACCGTGTTGAGCCTCTATACCGATGCAGGGCAAAACCTGTGGGCCGGGCTTGATAATGGCATCGACAGAATAGAGGTTAATTCGCCATTGTATTTTTATTTCGACAAAACAGGCAAATTTGGGACTGTTTATTCAAGTATCATTTTTGATAAAAAGATCTATCTCGGTACTAACCAGGGTTTGTTTTATAGCGATTGGCTGCCTGATAGTCATAACAGCCCATTTCAAACCTTTGATTTTAAACTTATTCCCGGCTCACAGGGGCAGGTGTGGGACTTGTCGTTACAGGATAACAGGTTGCTTTGCGGCCATAATGATGGAACATACCAGGTAAACGGAGCTTCGATAAAAAAGATCTCAGATGTAACAGGTGGCTGGACTATCAAGAAAATGGCTCCCGATGTGTTGATGCAGGGAACCTATACGGGTTTGGTTATTTACCGTAAAGATGCCGGAGGCAATTGGCAATATAGCCACAAACTGGCAGGGTTTAGTGAGCCCTCACGTTACGTAGAGCGCGATCCCAAAGGCCAGATCTGGGTAAGCCATGCCTATAAAGGCATATATAAACTCACTTTAAGTGCCGACCAGCGTACTGTAGTGTCGCATGTTTATTATGACAAAATGCATGGATTGCCGGGTAGCTACAATATCAACGTATTTGACCTGGATAACCGCATCGTATTTTCTTCCGATTCGGGCTTTTATGTTTATGATGATATCACCGACAGGTTTTATAAATATCAGCAGCTTAACAGCAAGCTGGGCACATTTGCAACCTCAAGCAAAATCATCAAGGCTATAGGTAAAAAATACTGGTTCATAAACCATGGCAGGGTTGGTTTGGCTGATATGTCTGTTCCCGGTAAGCTAACAATTGATACCAACAGGTTTTCTATCCTGAATGGGCAAATGGTACAACATTATGAAACAATCAACCGTATCAACAATTCAACCTATTTGATAAGTGTTGACGACGGGTTTGTAATCTTGAATGATGCAGATGCTCAGTTGCCCAATACGTTCAAAATACCCGGTGTACTGATCAGGAGGATAGAGAATGTTACTGATAAGGTATCGTTGATAAGCGAAGCTGCGGGAGAGAGTAACAATATTGAAGTGCCTTATGCCGAAAACAACATCCGCATAAGCTATTCTCTGCCTTATTATACACAGGCAAAAATCAGGTTTCAATATTACCTGGAAGGGTACTCGCATCAATGGAGCGAATGGACGCCGCAAAGTCAAAAAGAGTTTACTAACCTTAACCAGGGTACCTATAATTTCAAGGTACGCGCAAAAATCAATGATCAGTATCAGTCTGCTATTTCAATGATAACCTTTACAGTGTTACCGCCCTGGTATGCCGGTAAAATAGCCATGGTGTTTTATGTGTTGCTGGCTGTATTGCTGTTTTATTTGATAAGGTATTATTATGGTCTTAAATTAAAAAAACATCAGCAGCAGATTCAACAAAAGCTGCAGAAAGAGAAGGAAGAATTTTTGAAGCAGGAAGCTATTGCAAATGAGCAGCACATCATCAATATAAAGAACGAGCAGCTGCAAGCCGACCTGGCCAGTAAAAGCCGTGAACTCGCAAATTCGGCCATGAACATAGTTTACAAAAATGAGCTGCTGCAAAAGATAAGCGACGAGTTAACCCACCTGAAAGGAGAGGATGGTAAGAAACTTGCTGATGAGCAATTGCGCCGCATCCAGAAAGTAATTGATGAAGGCATGAGCGATGACCGCGACTGGAACATTTTTGAAAACAGTTTCAATGAAGCACACGAAAATTTCTTCAAAAAATTGAAGGCAGGTCACCCCGATCTGGTACCAAACGATCTTAAATTATGCGCCTACCTGCGTATGAACATGAGCAGTAAAGAAATGGCTTCACTGCTTAATATTTCATTAAGGGGCGTCGAGATCAGGCGTTACAGGCTGCGTAAAAAGCTCAATCTGGAGCATGATAAAAACCTTACCGAGTTTCTCATCGAGCTTTAA